One window of Nocardia sp. NBC_00508 genomic DNA carries:
- a CDS encoding alpha/beta fold hydrolase: MITATRPPTHGLLRSARAMGTVALTLLITVSAAACSTTTPDIAPYAAATQGDPAFEGTFRHEFADVDGVGMHYVTGGSGPPVVLIHGWPQTWYGWWPIMPALAEHHTVYAVDLPGLGDSTGSPTGYDKATLARYVHTLIAEKLGVRDARVIGHDFGAAVAFQYAAQFPADTARLGYLDLPLPGPAIDAPAYRSLSWHIAFHTQRRVPETVVGDDVREYLALFYPQVSFEGTAFGGTSDRAPFTDAEISEFARTYSRPEALAGGFELYRALDKDVRDTIAAAPTHVPTLLMTALGQLDAVRATVSPRMTNIVRAVDVPRAGHWLVEENPQFVTAELQRFLD, encoded by the coding sequence ATGATCACCGCGACCCGGCCGCCGACGCACGGCCTCCTCCGATCCGCGCGCGCGATGGGTACCGTCGCGCTCACCCTCCTGATCACGGTGAGCGCCGCAGCCTGCTCCACGACCACCCCGGACATCGCCCCCTACGCCGCCGCCACCCAGGGCGACCCCGCGTTCGAGGGCACTTTCCGGCACGAGTTCGCCGACGTCGACGGTGTCGGTATGCACTATGTGACCGGCGGTAGCGGCCCGCCGGTCGTCCTGATCCACGGCTGGCCGCAGACCTGGTACGGCTGGTGGCCGATCATGCCCGCACTCGCCGAACACCACACCGTCTACGCCGTCGACCTCCCCGGACTTGGCGACAGCACCGGCTCACCGACCGGCTATGACAAGGCCACCCTCGCGCGATACGTACACACCCTCATCGCCGAAAAGCTCGGAGTGCGCGACGCCCGCGTCATCGGCCATGACTTCGGCGCCGCCGTCGCATTCCAGTACGCCGCTCAGTTCCCCGCCGACACCGCACGCCTCGGCTACCTCGACCTACCGCTGCCCGGGCCCGCGATCGATGCGCCCGCATACCGCTCACTGAGCTGGCACATCGCCTTCCACACCCAGCGGCGGGTCCCCGAAACGGTGGTCGGCGACGACGTCCGCGAGTACCTGGCCCTGTTCTACCCACAGGTCTCCTTCGAGGGAACGGCATTCGGCGGCACGTCGGACCGAGCCCCCTTCACCGACGCCGAGATCAGCGAATTCGCACGCACTTACAGCAGGCCCGAGGCCCTGGCGGGCGGCTTCGAGCTCTACCGCGCCCTCGACAAAGACGTCCGCGATACCATCGCGGCAGCACCGACGCATGTCCCGACCCTTCTCATGACCGCTCTAGGGCAACTCGATGCGGTCCGTGCCACCGTGTCCCCACGCATGACCAATATCGTGCGAGCTGTGGACGTGCCGCGCGCGGGACACTGGCTCGTCGAGGAGAATCCCCAATTCGTCACCGCGGAACTACAGCGTTTCCTCGACTGA
- a CDS encoding DinB family protein gives MPTTTRRDTPPPRTGSSETEILRGFLDYLRAGITAKVDGAPEPQVRTAVVPSGTNLLGLLNHLTVVERSMFLGDKVTDWQATFQAAPTDSVADVVARYRDTVERANEVLDECTDLGAPVPRSRPGRPAPTVRWALTHMIEETGRHAGHADILRELIDGTTGR, from the coding sequence GTGCCCACCACCACACGCCGTGACACCCCGCCGCCCCGGACCGGAAGCAGCGAGACCGAGATCCTGCGCGGATTCCTCGACTACCTGCGGGCCGGGATCACAGCGAAGGTCGACGGCGCCCCCGAACCACAGGTGCGAACAGCCGTCGTGCCGTCGGGCACGAACCTGCTCGGCCTGCTGAATCACCTGACCGTCGTCGAGCGCTCGATGTTCCTCGGGGACAAGGTCACCGACTGGCAGGCGACGTTCCAGGCCGCACCGACCGACAGCGTGGCCGATGTCGTCGCCCGATACCGAGACACGGTCGAGCGTGCGAACGAGGTTCTCGACGAATGCACCGATCTCGGCGCGCCTGTCCCGCGGTCACGGCCGGGCCGCCCCGCTCCCACCGTCCGCTGGGCACTCACCCACATGATCGAGGAGACCGGTCGCCACGCGGGCCACGCGGACATCCTCCGTGAACTGATCGACGGCACGACCGGCCGCTGA
- a CDS encoding class I SAM-dependent methyltransferase, translating to MSTTDAVTFWNGVYADRQAAADPRPNDLLAETVSSLSPGDALDLGCGDGGDALWLARRGWHVTAVDISAVAIERLISLAISRDLGDRIVAERHDLHESFPQGGFDLICAHYLHTPFDLDRATVLRVGAHALRPGGRLLVVDHGSTAPWSWNQDPGLRYPTPHEVAAEIGLDRTTWRVERADAPRRSATGPDGRTAEVTDNVLLIRRTA from the coding sequence ATGAGCACCACCGATGCGGTCACGTTCTGGAACGGCGTCTACGCCGACCGGCAGGCAGCCGCCGACCCGCGGCCGAACGATCTTCTTGCCGAGACGGTTTCGAGTCTGTCACCCGGCGACGCGTTGGACCTCGGATGCGGCGACGGCGGCGACGCGCTGTGGCTCGCCCGTCGCGGATGGCATGTCACCGCCGTAGACATCTCGGCCGTCGCGATCGAGCGGCTCATCAGCCTTGCCATTTCGCGCGACCTGGGCGACCGCATCGTCGCCGAGCGGCATGACCTGCACGAGTCCTTCCCGCAGGGCGGGTTCGACCTGATCTGCGCCCACTACCTGCACACCCCGTTCGACCTGGATCGGGCAACCGTCCTGCGTGTGGGCGCGCACGCGCTGCGTCCGGGTGGGCGGCTGCTGGTCGTCGACCACGGCTCGACCGCGCCATGGTCATGGAACCAGGATCCCGGCCTCCGGTACCCGACCCCGCATGAGGTCGCGGCGGAAATCGGGCTGGACCGCACGACATGGAGGGTCGAGCGGGCCGACGCACCCCGCCGAAGCGCGACCGGACCGGACGGGCGCACTGCCGAGGTCACCGACAACGTCCTGCTCATCCGCCGCACCGCCTGA
- a CDS encoding helix-turn-helix domain-containing protein, with protein MDRETNDVLDTVGPRLRALRRDRGITLADLATTTGVSESTLSRLESGQRRATLELLLPLARTYDVPLDDLVGAPRTGDPRIHLKPIRRFGMIFVPLSRRPGGVHAFKMIIPARPEPLEPTPQTHEGFEWLYVLNGHLRLVLGERDLTLPPGEAAEFDTSLPHWLGSADGGAVELLILFGLQGVRSHVRADPHR; from the coding sequence ATGGACCGCGAAACAAACGATGTGCTCGACACGGTGGGGCCGCGGCTGCGTGCGTTGCGGCGCGACCGCGGCATCACCCTCGCCGACCTCGCGACGACGACCGGCGTATCGGAGAGCACCCTGTCCCGGCTGGAGAGCGGGCAGCGCCGGGCCACTCTCGAGTTACTGCTGCCGCTGGCTCGTACCTATGACGTTCCGCTGGACGACCTCGTCGGCGCCCCGCGCACCGGCGATCCCCGGATACACCTGAAACCGATCAGGCGGTTCGGGATGATCTTCGTGCCGCTGTCCCGACGGCCGGGTGGGGTACACGCGTTCAAAATGATCATCCCTGCGCGGCCGGAACCGCTGGAACCGACACCGCAGACGCACGAAGGCTTCGAATGGCTGTACGTGCTCAACGGTCACTTGCGGCTCGTGCTCGGCGAGCGCGACCTGACGTTGCCACCCGGTGAGGCGGCCGAATTCGACACCTCCTTGCCGCACTGGCTGGGCAGCGCCGACGGCGGCGCGGTCGAGCTTCTCATTCTGTTCGGTCTGCAGGGGGTGCGATCGCATGTACGCGCCGACCCCCACCGGTGA